The Verrucomicrobiota bacterium genome includes a region encoding these proteins:
- a CDS encoding tetratricopeptide repeat protein, with protein sequence MPPWKPDPGFGPPLQGARYLSESEIELINEWARLGSPSGDLEKAPTPPLLVNEWKLGEPDLVIDLSEAYMLPAEGLDVYRNFVIPLPIEDTIYVRAFELLPETRLAIHHALLMFDPTNRSRLQDESESGPGYDGMGIGSSKPPSGHIVGWTPGQVPYQAYPGTAWELNPGTDLVLQLHMLPSGKAEQINPKIGLYLSKEPPSKPSFVFQMRSYELDIPAGESDYLVEQSLKVTAPIRIISVYPHAHYIGKDMQLFATLPDGSKQWLLRISDWDFNWQGDYRYEEPLFLPEGSVIHMAYHFDNSAENIRNPFDPPKKIQGGWRSEDEMAEAMIQVLPVDPADLSKLQDAQKEYDFKLAGGEARFHYFSGIYLEQQNEFERAITSFKSALTLDPTFASAYFQIGAILEKLGNPAQAEDLYEEALAYQPDLISARLAVAKLMMQKNQIRQAGFILEDVYANNPEHLLACIYLARYYMARGEIDSALKTFQEGDKYFKDAPQFHLEYGQTLLSKDRQKAEQRLIQATDAIPDKPDLGSIKPLKKIHSEAFYQLALLYEEDAKWPDVENALDQCLQNDPDHLDALLKSAATAIRSNDTTKAFNRLLTLVDKPEKETFSREDIVANLPLPVGAKLLAEAYQKSGQKQNAVDSLTFSIKKLQDEGKSESTISLEALRDNYLEDIGN encoded by the coding sequence ATGCCTCCCTGGAAGCCGGATCCCGGATTCGGGCCACCGCTGCAAGGCGCCAGGTACCTATCCGAAAGTGAGATCGAGTTAATCAACGAGTGGGCACGTCTGGGAAGTCCTTCAGGCGATCTCGAAAAGGCACCTACTCCACCTCTGTTAGTAAATGAATGGAAGCTGGGTGAACCTGATTTAGTGATCGACCTTTCTGAGGCCTACATGCTTCCAGCTGAGGGCCTGGACGTCTATCGGAATTTTGTTATTCCATTGCCGATTGAAGATACAATTTATGTTCGAGCCTTTGAGCTTCTGCCCGAAACTCGTCTCGCTATTCATCATGCCTTGCTGATGTTTGACCCAACCAATCGATCGAGACTACAAGATGAATCCGAGTCGGGTCCCGGTTACGATGGCATGGGGATTGGTTCCAGCAAACCTCCTTCGGGGCACATCGTTGGCTGGACTCCCGGCCAGGTGCCTTATCAAGCCTACCCGGGCACTGCCTGGGAACTGAACCCCGGAACCGACCTGGTACTGCAGCTCCACATGCTACCGAGCGGAAAAGCTGAACAAATAAATCCGAAGATCGGTTTATACCTGAGCAAAGAACCTCCTAGTAAACCGTCCTTCGTTTTCCAAATGCGCAGTTACGAGCTCGATATTCCGGCAGGGGAATCTGACTACCTGGTCGAGCAATCTCTAAAAGTAACGGCTCCTATTCGGATAATCAGTGTGTATCCCCATGCCCACTATATCGGGAAAGACATGCAGCTATTTGCGACGTTGCCGGACGGAAGCAAGCAGTGGTTGTTGCGCATCTCCGATTGGGATTTCAACTGGCAGGGCGATTACCGCTACGAAGAACCGCTGTTTTTACCTGAGGGCTCCGTAATCCATATGGCCTACCATTTCGACAATTCTGCTGAGAATATTCGAAATCCTTTTGATCCACCCAAAAAGATTCAAGGAGGATGGCGATCGGAGGATGAAATGGCAGAAGCCATGATCCAGGTGTTGCCGGTGGATCCAGCGGATTTATCCAAGCTACAGGATGCACAAAAAGAATACGATTTTAAGTTAGCAGGAGGAGAAGCTCGTTTTCACTACTTTAGCGGAATCTACCTTGAGCAACAGAACGAATTTGAGCGCGCGATAACATCCTTTAAATCTGCTCTGACCCTCGACCCCACATTTGCCAGCGCTTATTTCCAAATTGGTGCAATTCTGGAGAAACTAGGAAATCCTGCCCAAGCGGAGGATCTCTACGAAGAGGCATTGGCCTACCAACCTGATTTAATCTCTGCCCGACTGGCCGTAGCGAAGCTGATGATGCAAAAGAACCAAATCCGACAAGCGGGATTCATTTTGGAAGACGTATATGCGAACAATCCGGAACACCTGTTAGCCTGTATTTATCTGGCACGCTATTACATGGCCAGAGGCGAAATAGATTCGGCCCTCAAAACCTTTCAAGAAGGTGATAAATACTTTAAGGACGCGCCTCAATTTCACTTGGAGTATGGACAGACATTACTGAGCAAAGACCGTCAGAAAGCCGAACAACGATTGATACAAGCAACTGACGCGATTCCGGATAAACCGGACCTGGGTTCCATCAAGCCTCTGAAGAAAATCCACTCTGAAGCATTCTACCAACTGGCGCTGCTTTATGAAGAAGATGCGAAGTGGCCGGACGTAGAAAACGCTTTGGATCAATGCCTGCAAAACGACCCTGATCATTTGGATGCTCTGCTCAAATCCGCCGCAACTGCAATTCGAAGCAACGATACTACCAAAGCCTTCAATCGCCTTTTAACTTTAGTGGACAAACCGGAGAAAGAAACGTTTTCCCGCGAAGACATTGTCGCCAACTTACCACTACCAGTGGGTGCCAAATTACTGGCGGAGGCCTATCAAAAATCAGGTCAAAAGCAGAACGCTGTGGATAGCCTTACCTTTTCGATAAAGAAACTCCAGGACGAAGGAAAGTCAGAGAGCACAATATCACTCGAAGCTTTGCGCGACAACTATCTTGAAGACATAGGAAATTAG